A window from Pichia kudriavzevii chromosome 5, complete sequence encodes these proteins:
- a CDS encoding uncharacterized protein (PKUD0E03980; similar to Saccharomyces cerevisiae YGL017W (ATE1); ancestral locus Anc_4.104), with the protein MDQLHYIKSTRCGYCRQKKEIWKSWALQSISETMQDRGYCNSSSITFQGDQLSLRRYEELMKEGWRRSGDFMYKPDLLRSCCRAYTIRTNYELYLEDGYYNKSAKKTMRKFYKSVGCTQNAISTELDDFYHAKEHGGDKGFFTVLLPNTFSYDKFELYKKYQFKVHGDKEEDVDELSFYNFLCLDPFRKEETEDLFDWRLLNKEWTSGQYGEELKKLQGPIHECYFADNKLIAVAVLDILPTSVSSVYFIWDPDYAHLGLGNVSAIREIMLTKVLEKEYYYLGFLIADCEKMIYKAKFGGEIRNFSKRGGDPLWVRLKHVSNQLEDGYFKVFDSEMNDIAEQQYGMDSDCYDSEFVSSFDVVSKTQLFPTPKVIP; encoded by the coding sequence ATGGACCAATTGCATTATATCAAGAGCACACGATGTGGGTATTGTCgacaaaagaaagaaatatgGAAATCGTGGGCCTTGCAATCAATTTCGGAGACTATGCAAGATAGAGGATATTGTAACAGTTCCTCCATTACATTTCAAGGAGATCAACTTTCTCTGAGAAGATACGAAGAGTTAATGAAGGAGGGATGGAGAAGAAGTGGAGATTTTATGTATAAGCCTGATCTTTTGAGATCATGCTGCAGAGCCTACACCATTAGAACAAATTATGAATTATATCTTGAAGATGGGTATTACAACAAATCGGCTAAAAAGACCATGAGAAAGTTCTATAAATCAGTGGGATGTACACAGAATGCCATCAGCACGGAGTTGGATGACTTCTATCATGCCAAAGAACACGGGGGTGACAAAGGCTTCTTTACTGTTTTGTTGCCAAACACGTTTAGTTATGATAAGTTTGAATTGTACAAGAAATATCAATTCAAGGTGCACGGCGATAAGGAAGAGGATGTCGACGAATTGTCATTTTATAATTTCCTGTGCTTGGATCCTTTCCGCAAGGAAGAAACGGAAGATCTTTTTGATTGGAGGCTACTAAACAAAGAATGGACAAGTGGGCAATATGGAGAAGAGCTAAAGAAACTACAGGGACCAATTCACGAATGCTACTTTGCTGACAACAAGCTTATAGCAGTTGCAGTATTGGATATATTACCTACGAGTGTGTCTTCTGTATATTTTATATGGGATCCCGATTATGCTCATTTGGGACTAGGGAATGTGAGTGCCATTAGGGAAATAATGCTGACAAAGGTTCTAGAAAAGGAATATTACTACCTGGGATTTTTAATTGCCGATTGTGAGAAGATGATATACAAGGCTAAGTTTGGAGGTGAGATACGCAATTTCAGTAAACGTGGAGGGGACCCACTATGGGTCCGTTTGAAACATGTTTCAAATCAGTTGGAAGATGGGTATTTTAAAGTGTTTGATTCCGAAATGAACGATATTGCCGAACAACAGTACGGAATGGATAGTGATTGCTATGATTCCGAATTTGTCTCAAGTTTTGATGTAGTTTCAAAGACCCAGCTCTTTCCCACGCCAAAAGTGATTCCATGA